TTTGGTTATTGCAGCTGATACTCTGGTGTTTGTTGAAGGAGTTATTCTTGGGAAGCCCTCAAATGAAGATGAAGCTTTCTGGATGCTCAGAAAAATAAGTGGTAAGTGGCATAGTGTTTACACCGGTGTATGTATAATTGATGGACCAAGGGAGAGAATTTTGGTAGAATACGAAAAAAGTAATGTTTATATAAAGCATATGTCCGATGAGGAGATATTAAGATATATCTCAACAAAAGAACCTTTTGATAAAGCAGGGGCGTATGCAATCCAAGGTTTTGGAAGCTTAATTGTTGAAAGGATAGATGGCTGTTTTTACAATGTAGTTGGTCTTCCTTTGTACAGGCTAAACATCATGCTACAAAAACTTGGATATGACTTAATGAAAGGAGAGTTGTGATGGGACTTCTAAAATCATTCTACAGAGATTTGGGAATTGATTTGGGCACTGCAAACACTCTTGTACATTTACGTGGAAAAGGCATTGTTGTGAATGAACCGTCTGTTGTGGCTGTTCAAAAAGACACTGGAAAGATTTTAGCGGTTGGAAATGAAGCAAAAGAGATGATTGGCCGAACACCTGGCAACATTGTAGCAATAAGACCATTGAAAGATGGAGTTATTGCTGATTTTTATACAACTCAGGTTATGTTAAAGTATTTTATGGAAAAAGCATACAAAAAATCGTTTCTTGGTTTAAGACCAAGAGTTGTAATATGTGTTCCATCAGGTGTAACAGAAGTTGAGAGAAGGGCTGTGGAAGAATCGGCTTACAAGGCAGGAGCAAAAGAGGTTTATATAATGGAAGAGCCTATGGCAGCAGCAATTGGTGCGGGTCTTCCTGTTGAGGAGCCGTCTGGTAGCATGGTGGTAGATATTGGTGGTGGCACTTCAGAGGTTGCTGTGATATCCTTAGGTGGAATTGTCACCAGTAAATCCCTCAGAATTGCTGGAGATGAGTTTGATGAAGCAATTTCAAACTATATAAAGAAGGAATACAACTTAATGATAGGCGACAGAACTGCAGAGGAGATAAAAATAAACATTGGTTCTGCATATCCTCTTGAAAAGGAAGAGTGGTACGAAATAAAAGGAAGAGACCTTATAACAGGCCTTCCAAAGACAATAAAGGTCTCATCCACAGAAATAAGAGATGCTTTAAAGGAACCTGTTATGGCAATTGTTGATGCGATAAAACAAACTCTTGAAAAAACTCCACCAGAGCTTGCAGCAGACATTATGGAAAGAGGGATTATGCTAACAGGTGGTGGTGCGCTTTTAAAAGGGCTTGACAAACTTATAAGCAAAGAAACTGGTCTTCCTGTTCATATAGCTGAAAGACCTCTTGATTGTGTTGCATTAGGTGCTGGAAAAGCATTGGAAGAAATTGAAACCTTGCAAAAGGTAATGATTAACAGGAGCTCAAGGTAGTGGAGGATGAAATATATTGAAAAAAAATATTTTATTAACTATTATTGTTTTGTTTGCATTTTTATTTAGTATAGCTGCAACTGTAATATCCCTCAAAAACTATGATTCAAATATTGTCTCGAGAAAATTGAAAGAGGGATATATTCCTGCAAATTCCCAAGTAGTTAAGGTTATAAGAGATATAAGAGAATATATAAGCGGGATACTTCATCTCAACCAAATCATCGCTGAGAACAAGCGATTAAAAGAAGAGCTGAATAAACTAAAGACTGATAAAATTACTATTGAGGAGATAAAAAGTGAAAATATAAAATTAAAGGAACTTTTAGGGCTCAAAGAACAAATTGGGGTGGCTGCAAGTTTTGAGATTGCCAGGGTTGTTCAGAGGGCTCAAGAAGCATGGCTTAGTTTTTTTATCATAGATAAAGGAGAAAAAGATGGTGTAAAGAAAAACATGGTCGTTATCAACAATCAGGGGCTGATAGGATATATTGTGGATACAGGAACGAACTGGGCAAAAGTAGTGACGCTGCTTGACCCTGACTTTTCAGCATCTGCTATGGTTGTTCGTACACGGGAAATTGGTGTTGTAAGAGGTAGTGTCAATCTTTTATCAAAGAGATTATGTGAGTTGAGGTATATCTCGAAAGATTCAAAGATTAAAATTAATGATATCGTTATAACCTCTGGGATGGGAGAGATATTTCCAAAAGGAATTGCAATTGGCAGGGTTGTGCAGATAAAAAACGACAAGTTTGAGCTTACTAAAAACATTTTAATAGAACCTTTAGCTGACATCGAAAACGTAGAATATGTGATGGTAATAAAACAGGTAAAAGATATAAATTTATCGGTAGGTGTTAAGTAAATTGCTCAAGAATAAGTTTATTTTACATGGAATAAATATTGTTATTGCCATTATTTTTCAAACAGTGCTGCAAGAGGTTATTCAAATAAAAGGAAACACTGTATTACTTTTTTTACCACTCATTGTTAGTAACGCTGTATTTTTTGATTTTTTAGATGCAATAATAGCTAATCTGTTTATCATTTTTGTTTTTTGTTTTTTATTTACAAACAACTTTTTCTTAAACCTCTTTTTAATGGTTTTACTTGTAATTATCTCAAATAGACTAAAGGAGAAGATTTATCTGCAAAGAGTTGAGATATTTCTCTTATTTCTTTTAATCTACATCTTTTTCCTAAATTTATCACAATATACTGCAATAGGTATTGCTTTCAATGAAATACCAGTTCTTTCAGTATTATTGAGTAATTCTATAATTCAATTTATACTAAATTCAATATTTGGAATATTCATTTACTTTACTGTGTCGAGAGAGAGTAAATACTTACTGAAACTCAAAAAGGGGAGAAATTTGAAAGAAGAATGAAGATGTTATTTATAGAAAAGTTAAGAGATAAAAATGTATTTAACAGGTGGACTTTTTTATACATACTTTTTATATGTCTTGTGTTTATTTTGGTTGTGCGATTGAGTTATTTGCAGATTATAAAGGGAGATTATTACTATGAGCTTTCAGAAAAGAAATTAATGCAAAAAGCAAGCTTGGAAGCGCCAAGGGGTATTATCTATGATAGAAATGGCAGACCACTTGCTGATAACAGACCTGCTTATGTTCTCCAGATTATGAAAACTCAGCAGCTTCGAACAAAAAATCAAAAAAGAGACTTCACAAAAAAGATAATAGAAATTGTGAACATTTTAGATAAAAATGGAGACAAAATTATAAATCAATTTAAAATTGACATAAATCCAATCAGATTTAACTTTGGTATTACAGACAAGAAACTTGCAAAAAAAGTAGAAATACAATGGAAAAAAGACAGAGACATTCCCTTGAATTTTTCTGCACAGCAAGCTTTTGAATTTTTGAGAAAGAAATTTTATATTCCAGAAAATCTTGACTTACAAACAACTCTTCAGGTCATGGCTATTGAGGATATGCTATTTTATAACTATTATCAAATGTATCAACCTGTTACAATTGCAGTTGATATTTCCATGAAGACAATTGCTGAGATTGAAGAAAGACGTAGAGAGTTTTCATTTGTAAACATAGAAGCAAAGGCAGTGAGAGTTTATAAGGATGCAATATACAATGCGTTTGTGGTAGGAAGGATAGGTAAAATAACTCAAGAACAATACGAAAAGCTAAAAGACAAAGGATACTCCCAGGATAGTTTAATTGGTGTTGAGGGAATAGAAAAAAGGTGCGAAGATTATTTACGTGGTAAAGATGGACTTCAGCTCATCGAGGTTGACAAGTTTGGAAGGATAAATGATGTCAAGATAGAAAAACAGCCAACAAAGGGTGCAAATGTCTATCTGACCGTAGATTCTAAACTTCAAAAAGTTGCTTATGAATCGCTCAGAAAAGTTTTACAAAAGATAAGAAACGGTGATTATGGTGAAAAATTTCCAAAAGCAAACAGTGGTGCAGCGGTAGTAATTGATATCAAAACAGGCAATGTTCTTGCTCTCACAAGTTATCCTTCATATAATCCTAATGTATTTATAAAAGGCATCACTGCAAGCGAATGGTATAAGCTGATTAATGATCCTACAAGGCCAATGTT
The sequence above is drawn from the Caldicellulosiruptor bescii DSM 6725 genome and encodes:
- a CDS encoding Maf family protein — translated: MKRLILASSSPRRIELLKQFGIEFEIIPSNIDESIDQSLSVEENVMQLAKKKAQEVFNKLREENKHFLVIAADTLVFVEGVILGKPSNEDEAFWMLRKISGKWHSVYTGVCIIDGPRERILVEYEKSNVYIKHMSDEEILRYISTKEPFDKAGAYAIQGFGSLIVERIDGCFYNVVGLPLYRLNIMLQKLGYDLMKGEL
- a CDS encoding rod shape-determining protein, with amino-acid sequence MGLLKSFYRDLGIDLGTANTLVHLRGKGIVVNEPSVVAVQKDTGKILAVGNEAKEMIGRTPGNIVAIRPLKDGVIADFYTTQVMLKYFMEKAYKKSFLGLRPRVVICVPSGVTEVERRAVEESAYKAGAKEVYIMEEPMAAAIGAGLPVEEPSGSMVVDIGGGTSEVAVISLGGIVTSKSLRIAGDEFDEAISNYIKKEYNLMIGDRTAEEIKINIGSAYPLEKEEWYEIKGRDLITGLPKTIKVSSTEIRDALKEPVMAIVDAIKQTLEKTPPELAADIMERGIMLTGGGALLKGLDKLISKETGLPVHIAERPLDCVALGAGKALEEIETLQKVMINRSSR
- the mreC gene encoding rod shape-determining protein MreC, encoding MKKNILLTIIVLFAFLFSIAATVISLKNYDSNIVSRKLKEGYIPANSQVVKVIRDIREYISGILHLNQIIAENKRLKEELNKLKTDKITIEEIKSENIKLKELLGLKEQIGVAASFEIARVVQRAQEAWLSFFIIDKGEKDGVKKNMVVINNQGLIGYIVDTGTNWAKVVTLLDPDFSASAMVVRTREIGVVRGSVNLLSKRLCELRYISKDSKIKINDIVITSGMGEIFPKGIAIGRVVQIKNDKFELTKNILIEPLADIENVEYVMVIKQVKDINLSVGVK
- the mrdA gene encoding penicillin-binding protein 2 is translated as MKMLFIEKLRDKNVFNRWTFLYILFICLVFILVVRLSYLQIIKGDYYYELSEKKLMQKASLEAPRGIIYDRNGRPLADNRPAYVLQIMKTQQLRTKNQKRDFTKKIIEIVNILDKNGDKIINQFKIDINPIRFNFGITDKKLAKKVEIQWKKDRDIPLNFSAQQAFEFLRKKFYIPENLDLQTTLQVMAIEDMLFYNYYQMYQPVTIAVDISMKTIAEIEERRREFSFVNIEAKAVRVYKDAIYNAFVVGRIGKITQEQYEKLKDKGYSQDSLIGVEGIEKRCEDYLRGKDGLQLIEVDKFGRINDVKIEKQPTKGANVYLTVDSKLQKVAYESLRKVLQKIRNGDYGEKFPKANSGAAVVIDIKTGNVLALTSYPSYNPNVFIKGITASEWYKLINDPTRPMFNRAIAGVYPPGSTFKILTAIAGLQEGVIKPDEKILDTGRYLYYAKSGFTPACWIWNRYHTTHGWVNVEDALKVSCNVFFYETGRRLGIERIDKYATLFGLGGKTGIQLDGESNGILANEENKKKIFNQPWYPGDTVLAAIGQSINAFTPIQMASFIATVANGGTRYQVNLIDKIVDANGKIIYKSVPKVLSKVKMYESTKKAVFEGMKSVTSEEGGTARQAFKDLPFTVAGKTGTSQYSNSSAAHAWFVGFAPYDDPQIAFAIILENGGHGSYAAYVARDIIDAYFDLPQQQEKKLQ